The proteins below come from a single Aptenodytes patagonicus chromosome 2, bAptPat1.pri.cur, whole genome shotgun sequence genomic window:
- the LOC143156236 gene encoding RING finger protein 151-like: MGYDIERFVGYVNEGLLCSICRDVLEDPLQAPCEHAFCTACIHGWLVHHSNCPEDRQMIDVSLLRPLYRYMRNDLNRLQLHCKNREYGCEMVCSLESIDRHERECEYSQIACSNAGCTVQIERRNLDGHLAVCEYRSRECPNGCGYTILSAEDTQHNCVAELRTELELLRSEMICRVEEAKHEMESRLDSQRRHMVQKESILQNEIEELKSQMSRMMSDVRSLMAAERQHRQELEQAELEKRELMELLRGLQKDCRLTTTEGSRKSTNFRPLARLESVKRKPREVTVI; the protein is encoded by the exons ATGGGTTATGATATTGAGCGTTTCGTTGGCTACGTTAATGAAGGGCTATTATGCTCCATCTGCCGCGATGTGTTAGAAGATCCATTACAGGCTCCTTGTGAACACGCTTTCTGTACTGCTTGTATACATGGATGGCTTGTTCATCACAGTAACTGCCCTGAAGACAGACAAATGATTGACGTATCTTTGCTACGACCTCTCTACAG ATATATGAGAAATGATTTAAACCGTCTTCAGCTACATTGCAAAAACAGAGAGTATGGCTGTGAAATGGTTTGTTCACTGGAGTCTATAGACAGGCATGAAAGAGAGTGCGAATACAGTCAGATAGCTTGCTCCAATGCCG GTTGTACAGTTCAGATTGAACGACGTAACTTAGATGGTCACCTGGCAGTGTGTGAATATCGGAGCCGTGAATGCCCCAACGGTTGTGGTTACACCATTCTCAGTGCAGAAGACACACAGCATAATTGTGTAGCAGAGCTAAGAACCGAGCTAGAACTCCTTCG GTCAGAAATGATCTGCAGAGTGGAGGAGGCAAAACATGAGATGGAGTCAAGGTTAGATTCACAGAGAAGGCATATGGTCCAAAAAGAGAGCattctgcaaaatgaaattgAAGAACTAAAG aGTCAGATGTCACGAATGATGTCAGATGTACGCTCTCTGATGGCTGCAGAGAGACAGCACCGTCAAGAactggagcaggcagagctggaaaaacGGGAATTAATGGAGCTGCTGAGGGGGCTGCAGAAGGACTGCCGATTAACTACTACAGAAGGAAGCAGGAAGTCAACAAATTTCCGCCCTCTAGCACGACTAGAGAGTGTAAAACGAAAACCTAGGGAAGTTACAGTTATCTAA